The proteins below come from a single Drosophila busckii strain San Diego stock center, stock number 13000-0081.31 chromosome X, ASM1175060v1, whole genome shotgun sequence genomic window:
- the LOC108606320 gene encoding innexin shaking-B isoform X2: protein MEFLRGVYAFMQVSRSSVSHVKIDSPVFRLHTNATVILLITFSIAVTTRQYVGNPIDCVHTRDIPEDVLNTYCWIHSTYTVVDAFMKKQGSEVPFPGIHNSQGRGPLTIKHTKYYQWVAFTLFFQAILFYTPRWLWKSWEGGKIHALIMDLDIGICSEAEKKQKKKLLLDYLWENLRYHNWWAYRYYVCELLALINVIGQMFLMNRFFDGEFMTFGLDVIDYMETDQEDRMDPMIYIFPRMTKCTFFKYGSSGEVEKHDAICILPLNVVNEKIYIFLWFWFILLTLLTLLTLIYRVVIIFSPRMRVYLFRMRFRLVRRDAIEIIVRRSKMGDWFLLYLLGENIDTVIFRDVVQDLANRLGHNQHHRVPGLKGEIQDA, encoded by the exons atGGAGTTTTTACGAGGCGTCTATGCGTTTATGCAAGTGAGTAGATCATCG GTGTCTCATGTCAAAATCGATTCACCTGTTTTTCGCCTGCACACAAACGCAACGGTTATTTTACTGATCACATTCTCAATTGCTGTGACAACGCGGCAGTACGTAGGAAATCCCATAGACTGTGTACACACAAG AGACATTCCCGAAGATGTTCTCAATACATACTGCTGGATACACTCAACATATACAGTGGTCGATGCGTTTATGAAAAAGCAAGGCTCAGAGGTGCCTTTTCCTGGAATACACAATTCACAGGGGCGTGGCCCTCTAACAATAAAGCACACAAAATATTATCAATGGGTAGCGTTTACACTATTTTTTCAG gcAATCTTATTTTACACACCAAGATGGCTGTGGAAATCTTGGGAGGGTGGCAAGATTCATGCGCTCATCATGGACTTAGATATAGGCATTTGTTCCGAAGCcgagaaaaaacaaaaaaagaaattacttTTAGATTATTTATGGGAAAATTTAAG ATATCACAATTGGTGGGCGTACAGATACTACGTATGTGAGCTGCTCGCCCTAATAAATGTGATAG GTCAAATGTTTCTTATGAATCGATTTTTCGATGGCGAATTTATGACATTTGGCTTGGATGTGATAGATTATATGGAGACCGATCAGGAAGATCGCATGGATCCgatgatttatatatttcccAGAATGACCAaatgtacattttttaaatatggtTCAAGTGGGGAG GTGGAAAAGCACGAcgccatttgcattttaccATTAAACGTTGTTAATGagaaaatttacattttccTTTGGTTTTGGTTTATATTATTAACGTTACTCACATTATTAACGCTAATATACAGGGTGGTTATTATATTCTCACCTCGAATGAGGGTCTATTTATTTCGCATGCGATTTAG GTTAGTGCGTCGAGACGCAATTGAAATAATCGTTCGTCGTTCGAAGATGGGCGattggtttttgttgtatttactAGGTGAAAATATAGATACAGTTATATTTCGTGATGTTGTACAGGACTTAGCGAATCGTTTAGGACATAACCAACACCATAGGGTGCCTGGATTGAAAGGTGAAATACAGGATGCATGA
- the LOC108606320 gene encoding innexin shaking-B isoform X4 produces MVSHVKIDSPVFRLHTNATVILLITFSIAVTTRQYVGNPIDCVHTRDIPEDVLNTYCWIHSTYTVVDAFMKKQGSEVPFPGIHNSQGRGPLTIKHTKYYQWVAFTLFFQAILFYTPRWLWKSWEGGKIHALIMDLDIGICSEAEKKQKKKLLLDYLWENLRYHNWWAYRYYVCELLALINVIGQMFLMNRFFDGEFMTFGLDVIDYMETDQEDRMDPMIYIFPRMTKCTFFKYGSSGEVEKHDAICILPLNVVNEKIYIFLWFWFILLTLLTLLTLIYRVVIIFSPRMRVYLFRMRFRLVRRDAIEIIVRRSKMGDWFLLYLLGENIDTVIFRDVVQDLANRLGHNQHHRVPGLKGEIQDA; encoded by the exons ATG GTGTCTCATGTCAAAATCGATTCACCTGTTTTTCGCCTGCACACAAACGCAACGGTTATTTTACTGATCACATTCTCAATTGCTGTGACAACGCGGCAGTACGTAGGAAATCCCATAGACTGTGTACACACAAG AGACATTCCCGAAGATGTTCTCAATACATACTGCTGGATACACTCAACATATACAGTGGTCGATGCGTTTATGAAAAAGCAAGGCTCAGAGGTGCCTTTTCCTGGAATACACAATTCACAGGGGCGTGGCCCTCTAACAATAAAGCACACAAAATATTATCAATGGGTAGCGTTTACACTATTTTTTCAG gcAATCTTATTTTACACACCAAGATGGCTGTGGAAATCTTGGGAGGGTGGCAAGATTCATGCGCTCATCATGGACTTAGATATAGGCATTTGTTCCGAAGCcgagaaaaaacaaaaaaagaaattacttTTAGATTATTTATGGGAAAATTTAAG ATATCACAATTGGTGGGCGTACAGATACTACGTATGTGAGCTGCTCGCCCTAATAAATGTGATAG GTCAAATGTTTCTTATGAATCGATTTTTCGATGGCGAATTTATGACATTTGGCTTGGATGTGATAGATTATATGGAGACCGATCAGGAAGATCGCATGGATCCgatgatttatatatttcccAGAATGACCAaatgtacattttttaaatatggtTCAAGTGGGGAG GTGGAAAAGCACGAcgccatttgcattttaccATTAAACGTTGTTAATGagaaaatttacattttccTTTGGTTTTGGTTTATATTATTAACGTTACTCACATTATTAACGCTAATATACAGGGTGGTTATTATATTCTCACCTCGAATGAGGGTCTATTTATTTCGCATGCGATTTAG GTTAGTGCGTCGAGACGCAATTGAAATAATCGTTCGTCGTTCGAAGATGGGCGattggtttttgttgtatttactAGGTGAAAATATAGATACAGTTATATTTCGTGATGTTGTACAGGACTTAGCGAATCGTTTAGGACATAACCAACACCATAGGGTGCCTGGATTGAAAGGTGAAATACAGGATGCATGA
- the LOC108606320 gene encoding innexin shaking-B isoform X3, whose amino-acid sequence MLDIFRGLKNLVKVSHVKTDSIVFRLHYSITVMILMSFSLIITTRQYVGNPIDCVHTKDIPEDVLNTYCWIQSTYTLKSLFLKKQGVSVPYPGIGNSDGDPSDKKHYKYYQWVCFCLFFQAILFYTPRWLWKSWEGGKIHALIMDLDIGICSEAEKKQKKKLLLDYLWENLRYHNWWAYRYYVCELLALINVIGQMFLMNRFFDGEFMTFGLDVIDYMETDQEDRMDPMIYIFPRMTKCTFFKYGSSGEVEKHDAICILPLNVVNEKIYIFLWFWFILLTLLTLLTLIYRVVIIFSPRMRVYLFRMRFRLVRRDAIEIIVRRSKMGDWFLLYLLGENIDTVIFRDVVQDLANRLGHNQHHRVPGLKGEIQDA is encoded by the exons ATGTTAGATATATTTCGTGGATTGAAAAACCTTGTAAAGGTCAGTCACGTTAAAACCGATTCGATAGTATTCCGCCTGCACTACTCAATAACTGTGATGATTCTGATGTCATTCTCGCTAATTATAACCACACGACAATATGTGGGTAATCCAATCGATTGCGTACACACTAAAGATATTCCAGAGGATGTGCTCAACACATATTGTTGGATACAATCGACCTACACGCTCAAGAGTTTGTTTCTCAAAAAGCAGGGCGTATCGGTCCCCTATCCCGGCATTGGCAACTCCGATGGCGATCCATCCGATAAAAAGCACTACAAATACTATCAATGGGTATGCTTTTGCCTATTTTTTCAG gcAATCTTATTTTACACACCAAGATGGCTGTGGAAATCTTGGGAGGGTGGCAAGATTCATGCGCTCATCATGGACTTAGATATAGGCATTTGTTCCGAAGCcgagaaaaaacaaaaaaagaaattacttTTAGATTATTTATGGGAAAATTTAAG ATATCACAATTGGTGGGCGTACAGATACTACGTATGTGAGCTGCTCGCCCTAATAAATGTGATAG GTCAAATGTTTCTTATGAATCGATTTTTCGATGGCGAATTTATGACATTTGGCTTGGATGTGATAGATTATATGGAGACCGATCAGGAAGATCGCATGGATCCgatgatttatatatttcccAGAATGACCAaatgtacattttttaaatatggtTCAAGTGGGGAG GTGGAAAAGCACGAcgccatttgcattttaccATTAAACGTTGTTAATGagaaaatttacattttccTTTGGTTTTGGTTTATATTATTAACGTTACTCACATTATTAACGCTAATATACAGGGTGGTTATTATATTCTCACCTCGAATGAGGGTCTATTTATTTCGCATGCGATTTAG GTTAGTGCGTCGAGACGCAATTGAAATAATCGTTCGTCGTTCGAAGATGGGCGattggtttttgttgtatttactAGGTGAAAATATAGATACAGTTATATTTCGTGATGTTGTACAGGACTTAGCGAATCGTTTAGGACATAACCAACACCATAGGGTGCCTGGATTGAAAGGTGAAATACAGGATGCATGA
- the LOC108606319 gene encoding protein PFC0760c, with protein MNNKKHIDNKYDEENDEAAPIVTKRDVHRLWLQMVYQIGVDRYTSDEWQAHYQTFWDTMKTKMGPPELRINDVSELLAHCMAPAMAGAAAPTAAASPIAAVTPAASPASPVVIPAASLAASSIASPNVPSDTTPTASPHATPTASPFASPAASPRFSPPASLPTTPAVAHVDWPDEPVRKVRFPPLRYVLTEERRLAALQQQRAWVEFTMATKKAARLREQQQREEEEEQQQQQQRGEQEEQQQQQREDEEELQQREDEGDEEEQQQLQREDEDDEEEQQQQRSPMSSDAANDTETVESPPQAAEQAEIEHNEHNAQDEDNDEQIVDNGDNDEQIVDDKDDDEQIVDDDDKEEENNELPLTQAELLAETEPNVNRAYDFDNYEANNEGPFYEIDDNMDEDTEEDIDEYSDEEMGEEYDGEEEFEDTDEENYEHSYENNYMHTYDDNYVHYYEENNVHTYEENNSVHNYESSDEEIDGVIDVDNYEPNYAGNYESNYEGNYEPNYEGNYEPNYDPNYESNYVGNYESNYAGNYESNYEGGNYDPNYEGNYEVMNIAMKIMKIWM; from the exons ATGAACAATAAGAAGCATATTGACAACAAATATGACGAGGAGAATGACGAAGCTGCACCAATAGTAACGAAACGCGATGTGCATCGCCTGTGGCTGCAAATGGTTTACCAAATAGGCGTGGATAGATACACCTCCGATGAATGGCAGGCGCATTATCAAACCTTCTGGGACACGATGAAAACCAAAATGGGGCCGCCCGAGTTGCGCATAAACGAT gTATCGGAGTTGCTCGCACACTGCATGGCTCCAGCGATGGCAGGGGCTGCGGCACCAACTGCGGCTGCGTCACCAATTGCGGCTGTGACTCCGGCTGCATCGCCAGCGTCACCGGTTGTGATACCGGCTGCTTCACTGGCGGCTTCATCGATTGCTTCACCCAATGTGCCATCCGATACTACACCGACTGCTTCACCGCATGCTACTCCGACTGCTTCACCGTTTGCTTCACCAGCTGCTTCACCGCGTTTTTCACCGCCTGCATCACTGCCTACGACACCAGCTGTGGCTCATGTTGATTGGCCCGATGAACCAGTGAGAAAAGTAAGATTTCCCCCGCTGCGATATGTGCTAACTGAGGAGAGGCGATTGGcagcactgcagcagcagcgtgcgTGGGTTGAGTTTACGATGGCGACAAAGAAAGCCGCAAGATtacgcgagcagcagcagcgagaggaggaggaggagcagcagcagcagcagcagcgaggggagcaggaggagcagcagcagcagcaacgagagGATGAGGAGGAGCTGCAACAACGAGAGGACGAGGGGGacgaggaggagcagcagcagctgcaacgagAGGACGAGGATGacgaggaggagcagcagcagcaacgttccCCAATGTCGTCGGATGCGGCCAATGATACGGAAACGGTTGAGTCACCACCCCAAGCAGCTGAACAGGCTGAGATTGAG CACAACGAGCACAATGCACAAGATGAAGACAACGATGAACAGATCGTTGATAATGGAGACAACGATGAACAGATCGTTGATGACAAAGACGACGATGAACAGATCGTTGATGATGACGATAAAGAGGAAGAGAATAATGAGTTACCGTTAACCCAAGCGGAGCTACTAGCTGAGACTGAG CCCAATGTGAACCGTGCATACGATTTTGATAATTATGAAGCTAATAATGAAGGTCCTTTCTATGAAATTGATGACAATATGGATGAAGACACTGAAGAAGATATTGACGAATACTCTGATGAAGAGATGGGTGAGGAATATGATGGAGAAGAAGAATTTGAAGATACCGATGAAGAGAATTATGAGCATagttatgaaaataattatatgcacaCTTATGATGATAATTATGTGCATTATTATGAGGAAAATAATGTGCACACTTATGAGGAAAATAATTCTGTGCACAATTATGAGAGCAGTGATGAAGAAATTGATGGAGTTATTGATGTAGATAATTACGAGCCTAACTATGCAGGCAACTATGAATCTAACTATGAAGGCAACTATGAACCTAACTATGAAGGCAACTATGAACCTAACTATGACCCTAACTATGAATCTAACTATGTAGGCAACTATGAATCTAACTATGCAGGCAACTATGAATCTAACTATGAAGGCGGCAACTATGACCCTAACTATGAAGGCAACTATGAAG TGATGAACATAGCTATGAAGATTATGAAAATATGGATGTAG